The region GCGCCGTGCGCCGTCGCCCGCGCCGCCGGCCCCGCCGTTCGCGCCGGCGTTCGGCGGCACCGGGGCGCCGGGACCGCCCGGACCCGCCGGGAAGCCGTGGGCGGGCTGCCCGTGCGGCGGCGGGGCGTACCCGGCGGGCATCCGGTGGGTGGCGGGGGGCTGGGGGCCGGAGGGCCCGTGGTGCGCCCGCTCGTGGAGGGTGGGCGGCACCTGGCCGCCGGGGCCCTGGTGGGCGGTGGCGGGGGGCAGTTCGCGGCCCGGGTGGTAGGGCAGGGTCGGGTTCGCGCCGGTGCCGCCCCCGTAGTGGACCTGCCCCTGCGGGAAGGGGGCGGTGGCCCCCTCGGGCGGGGTCTGCCCGTGCGGCGGGGTGGCCGGTGCGGGCGGGGCCCCCGGGACGGGGGCGCCGGTCGGCACCTCCCAGGAGTCGCTGATGCTGCGCCGCACCTCGGCCTCGGCCGGTGCGTCCTGTCCGGTGAGGCGGGCCAGGATCTGCTGTGAGGTGGGCCGCCGGGACGGGTCCTTGTCCAGGGCGGCGGCCACCAGGTCGTACAGGCCCGGGTCCAGGCCCTCCAGCCGGGGCGGGGCCGACGTGATGTTGTGCAGCACGGCGGGCACGGAGACGGCGTCGAACGGCGCCTCCCCGATCCCCGCGAAGGCCACCAGGCAGCCCCAGGCGAAGATGTCGGCCGCGGCCGTGGGCCGCTCGCCCATCAGCAGTTCCGGCGCCATGTACGAGGGGGTGCCCATCAGCTGGCTGGACCGGGTGACCCCGCCGGAGTCCTCCAGCGCGCGGGCGATCCCGAAGTCGATCACCTTGGGGCCCACCGGGGACAGCAGCACGTTGCCGGGCTTGAGGTCGCGGTGGATCACCCCCGACCCGTGGATGGCGGTGAGCGCGGCGGCCACGCCCATGGCCAGGCCGTCCAGGGTGCCCCCGGTCATCGGGCCGCCCTGGCGGACCGCCTCGTCCAGGTTCGGCCCCGGGACGTACTCGGAGACGATGAACAGGGTGTCGCCCTCCAGGTGGGCGTCGATCACCCCCGCCGTGGAGAACCGGGCCACCCGGCGGGCCGACTCCACCTCGCGGGCGAACCGCAGCCTGAACGACTCGTCGTCGGCGAGGTCGGGATGGATGAGCTTGACGGCGACGGGCCGGCCGGAGGCGTCCTCCGCCAGGTAGACGGTGCCCATGCCGCCACGGCCCAGGCGCGCGGTGATCCGGTAGCCACCGAGTTCACGGGGGTCGCCCGCGCGCAGGGGTTTGCCGCTCTGGTGGCCGTTCGACGTCACGTGGAGGGTCCTCGCATGGATCGGGGATGGGGTGGTGCAAGCGTATCGACGGCGACACGCCGTGCGATTCCGAACGGGGGGATCCCCGCGCCGGACGCGCACGCCGGAGGGGGTGCCGCACACCGGTCACATGAGGTGATGCCGACCTTCGCGAAACAGTTCCACGGGTCCGCCGATTTCGCTACTGTGGGAACACTTGTTCGAACATCTGTCCGTATCTTCCCCGCGGGCGGGCGCATCCGGGGCCGGAGGGGTCGATGCCGAGGGGAAGTGTCGTGGGAAGGTACTACGGGACAGAGGTGACGGTCGTGGAGGACGCGGGCCGGCCGGCCCGGTTCACCTGGAACGGCAGGGTCTACGGCGTGCGCCGGATCATGGAGCACTGGGTCACGCCGCAGGACGGGTGGCGGGCCTCGCGCGGTCCCCTGACGCCCCGCAGCGAGCACTGGCGGCTGGAGGCCGGCGCCGCCGGATCCGAGGGGGTGTACGAACTGCGCCACGACACCGCCACCGGGACCTGGTCGCTGTCCCGGGTGTGGGGGTGAGGCGGGGCGTGCGCCGTGCCGGGGCCCGGTGTTCCGGGGCTCAGTGCGCCGGGGGCCGGTCCCGGAGGTCGGCGGGGAGCAGTCCGTACACGGCCAGGTCGGTGCGGCGGCCCCCGTGCAGGGGCATGGCGCCGCGCTCCACGCCCTCCAGGGTGAACCCGGCCTTCTCGGCCACCCGGCGCGAGGCGGTGTTCCGTGGCGCCGCCTTGATCTCCAGCCGCTGGAACCCCTGGTCCAGGGCCCAGCGGGACACCGCCACCACCGCCTCGGTGATGTGGCCTCGGCCGCGTTCGCCGGGGGCCGCCCAGTAGCCGATCTCGCTGTTCATCGCCTGCCACATCACGCGGACCAGCCCCACCGCGCCCACCAGCCGGCCGCCGTCCCTGAGCGTGACCGCCCACTGCTGGCCCTCGCCGCCGGTGCGCATCCCCGGCGCGATCTCCCGGCACCACTGCTCGGCGTCCGCGCGCGTGTAGGGGGCGTCGGGGCGGGGGAGCGGGAGCCAGGCCTGCAGGCCCGGGTCGCTGCAGGAGGCGTACACGTCGTCGATGTCGTCCTCGATGAAGGCGCGCAGGCGCAGGCGCTCGGTCTCCAGGACGACGGAGGGCAGGACCGGGCGCGGTGGGCGCAGGGCGGTCATGGGGAACTCCCGGGTTCGCAGGACTCGGTCCCACAAGCGTAGACACGCCTCGCGACCGGCCCCGCCGACCCCGACGGACCCGTGCGGTCGGCGCCGGAACGCCGACCGCGGCGGATCAGACCAGACCGCGTGCGACGCGGTCGCGGATCGCGGTGTCGAACACCTCGGCGAAGGCGTTGCCCGGGCACTCGGTGGACAGCCAGTCGCGGTGCCGGCCCAGCGCAGGGCCGGGGGTGACGGCCCCCGTGGCGGGGTTGGTGTAGTCGATCCGGGCGCGGGGGTCCACCCCGGTCACCGCGCACAGCAGGCGCAGTACGCGGACCAGCGAGTCCTGGGCGGCCGGGGTGGGCAGGGCGTCGGTGAAGTCCCCGAGCAGGCACACGCCGACGTTGCCGTGGTTGACGCCGAAGGCGTGCCCGGCGGTGACCGAACGCGCCCGGCCGGGCAGCGGGAGACCGGAGAAGACGGGGACGCCGTCCTCACCGGAGTGGCGCCCCTCGTACACCCCGCCCTCGGGGTCGATGAGCAGGTGGTAGCCGATGTCGCCCCAGGCCTGCTCCACCGCGTGCAGGTAGTACACGGCGCGCACGTCGGCGGAGTGGTCGCCGGTGGTCGCCATGGCGGTGTGGTGCACGGTGATCGCCTGCACCGGGTGGAAGACCGCGGGCCACAGGTCGTTCCCCTCGCCGTCGAACCGCCAGGACTCGTCGGCGCCCCACCCGGCGCGCGTGCGCAGGCGCAGGGCGGGCGGGCCCGCGGTCCGGCCGTCCCCGGCGGACAGGGTGGTCCGCTCGGGACCGCCGACGCGCAGGCCCTCGCCGTCGAACAGGTTCACGGCGGCGGTGTCCCCCTCGATGTCGGCCTCGTACCCGGTGGCGCCCTCGGGGGCGCGGACCAGGGCCGAGCCGACCGGGGCGTCGTCGTCGCGCCCCTCGGCGTGCAGGTGGAGGGGCTCCCAGGCGCCGGTGCCGGAGGGGGTGCGGAAGCGGATGGCGCCGCGGGCGCCGGGGCGGCCGGTCACCGTGACCACGTCGAACGGCCGCCCGGGGCGGACGGGGGTACCGGCGGGGGCGGTCTCGGCCAGGACGCGGGGAACGGTACCGTCCCCGGCGGCCAGAGCGGCGCGCGGTGCCGCGACACCGCCCAGCGCGGCCAGTCCGGCCGCGGCGGTGGCACCGGTGAGGAACGTGCGTCGTCGCATGCGGGTCGTCTCCTTGGGGTGAGCGATGGGGACCCGGGGGCAGGGAGCCCCGCCACTCTCGCACATGACCGACCACGGTGGGTGACGAATAGCGGGCGGAGGCGGGGGGAGCCTGGCCGGATCCGGCCGCCCCGCTCCGCGGCTCCGGGCGCCGGCGGCCCGCTTCGTGTTCCGCCCGCCCCGCCCCGGCAGCTCGCACCCCCCTTCCGGGACCCGCCTCCACCTGGGAGGACAGGGGGGATACCGGACACCGTCCGCGCGCCTTCAGGGTGACTCTGGCACAGTTGACGGTGATGTGCGGGGCTTGGGGAGAGGGGGTCGAGAGGCGATCCGCCCAAGGCCCGGGGGACCCGTGCGAGCGGTACGCCGCCGCAGACTACGCTTACCGGTCGAACACCGGGACGAGCAGTGGGAACGGGCAGTCGACACACCTTCACGGGGGGCGATCATGACCGAGGACGACCGAGAGGACTCCCGCCGCGGCGGCGCGGGCGGCGAGGACCCCCGCGGCCGGACCGCCGGGACGCCCGGCTTCGGGCCGCTCGGCGGCCTGCTCGACGGCCTGCCCGAGAGCGGCCGCGGCACCAGGCCCCGGCGGCCTGCGGGGGCCAACCCGTTCCGGCGGCCCGACCCGGCCCCCGCCGCCCGCCCCGAGCGGTCCCCGGCGGCCCCACCGCCCCCGGCCCCCGCCGCGCCGCCGCCCGAGCCGGAGGACCGGGCCGAGCCCGCCGCCCGGGCACCCGAACCCGAACCGCCCGCCGACCCCGCCCCGACCCCGCCGGCCCGGCCCAACGTGATCCCCTTCCGGAACCCGCCCGAGCCCGACCCCCGGGCCGAGCACCCGCCACAGGACCGGACCGGGGCCGACGCGCCGCCGGAACGCGCCGACCACCCGGCGGCCACCGCCGCCGGGACACCAGCGGACACCACCCCCGCGACCACCGAAGCAGAACAGAGCATGCACGTACACGAAGCGGCCGTCCCCCACGCCGAGCCGCACCCGGCACAGCCGCCGCGCCCCGCCGCGGTCCGACCCGCACCGGAGCCGGCCTCCCCGGCACCGGCCCCCGCGGAGCCGGCCGCACCGGCGGAACGCACCGACCACGCCTACGACGAGGCCGAGCGCGCCGCCGTCTACCGGGCCATCCACGACCGGCGCGACGTGCGCACCGGGTTCCTCCCCGACCCCGTCGACCACGAGGTGCTCGCCCGCGTCCTGGAGGCCGCCCACCGGGCACCCAGCATCGGCCACTCCCAGCCCTGGGACTTCGTGGTCATCGAGGACCCCGGCCTGCGCGGCCGCGTCCTGGACCTGGCCCGGCGCGAACGCGACGAGTACGCCCACGCCCTGCCCGGCACCCGCGCCCGCGCCTTCTCCGGGCTCAAGGTCGAGGCCGTGGCCGAGGCCCCGCTCAACATCGCGGTCACCGTCGACCCCGCCCGCGGCCTGCGGCACACCCCCGGCCGCCACGCCCGGCCCATGAGCGCCTCCTACGCCGCCGCCCTGGCCGTGGAGAACCTGTGGCTGGCCGCCCGCGCCGAAGGCCTCGGCGTGGGCTGGGTCGGCTTCGCCGACGAACGCGACGTCGCCCGCGTCCTCGACCTCCCCTCCCACCTCGAAGTCGTCGCCTACCTCTGCCTGGGCCACGTCGAGGAGTTCCCCACCGAACCCGAGCTCGGCCTCTCCGGCCGGGCGAAGGGACGCCCCCTGTCCTGGGCGGTGCACCACGACCGCTACGGTCGCCGCGGTCTGCCCGGCCAGGAGCCCACGACCCTGCTGGAGGAGACCATCGCCGCCATCGGAGTCCTGAACACCCGCGCGGTGGAGGAGGCCCGGGACCGGCAGGACAGGATGACCAAGCCGCCGGGCTCCCTCGGGATCCTGGAAGAGGTGTCCGTCCGCCTGGCCGGGCTCGCCGGGGAGTGCCCCCCGCCCATCCCCGAGCCCGCGGCCGTCGCCGTGTTCGCCGGGGACCACGGCGTCCACGCCCAGGGGGTGACCGCCTGGCCGCAGGAGGTCACCGAGCAGATGGTGCACAACTTCCTCAACGGCGGAGCCGTCGTCAACGCGTTCGCCGCCCAGGTCGGGGCGGAGGTCACCGTGGTCGACGTCGGCGTGGTCGGCGACCTGCCGCACGCCGCCGGGCTGCTGTCGCGCAAGGTCGCCCGCGGCACCGCCGACATCACCCAGGGCCCCGCCATGACCCGCGACCAGGCCATGCAGGCCCTGGAGAGCGGCATCGAGGTGGCCCGCGACCTGGTCACCGCGGGCAACCGCTGCCTGGTCACCGGCGACATGGGCATCGCCAACACCACTCCTTCGGCCGCCCTCATCTGCGCCTTCACCGGCGCCGCCGCGGAGGAGGCCACCGGCCGCGGCACCGGGGTGGACGACGCGATGTTCGACAACAAGGTCGACGTGGTCCGCCGCGCCCTGGCGGCCAACCCCGTGGACCCGGCCGACCCCATCGGCACCCTGGCCGCCCTGGGCGGGTTCGAGCACGCGGCTCTGGCCGGGTTCATCCTCGGCGGCGCGGCCATGCGCGTCCCGGTGCTGCTCGACGGCGTCATCGCCGGATCGGCCGCACTGGCCGCCGCGGCGATCTCCGGCGACTCCATCGGCGCGTACTTCGCCGGCCACCGCTCCAGCGAGCCCGGCCACGCCCTGGTGCTGGAGCACCTGGGGCTGCGCCCGCTGGTGGACCTGGAGATGCGCCTGGGCGAGGGGTCGGGCGCGCTGCTGGCCCTGCCGCTCCTCCAGGGCGCGGCCCGGGCCCTGCGCGACGTCGCCACCTTCGACGACGCCGGGGTCTCCTCCGCGCACTGACCCGCCGCGCGCCGCGCGCCGGGACCTCCCGGCCGCCACGGCCGCCCGCGCCCCTCCGGGTGCGGGCGGTCTCACATTCTCCACAGGGTCTGCTTCATCTCCCTGTAATACCGTTTTGACAAGGTAATTTGGAGCAATCGCCGACCATACCCGGCGGGCGCCCGGGCCCCGTGCCCGGTGACGGCCCCCGCCGGTGCCCCGCCGCCGTCGCCGGGGTCCGCCGGAACCGACGACCGAAGGGGTGCGCCCCGTGACCTATCTCCTCGGCCTGCGCCTGCACGACCGTGACGTCCTCGTCATCGGCGGCGGCCGCGTCGCCCAACGCCGTGTCCCCGTCCTGCTCCAGGCGGGCGCCCGGGTCACCGTGGTGTCCCCGGCCGTCTCCGCCGCGCTGGAGGACCTCGCCGCCGCCGGGCGCATCACCTGGACCGCCCGCGCCTACGAGCCCGGCGACGTCGCCGGGCCCGGCGCGCCCGCCCACTGGCTGGTCCACGCCGCCACCGACGACCCGCGGGTCAACGCCGCGGTCGCGGCCGAGGCCGAGGCCGCCCGCATCTGGTGCGTGCGCGCCGACGACCGGCACGCCTCCGCGGCCTGGACCCCGGCCAGCGGCCAGGAGGGCGGCATCACCGTCGGCGTCGTCGCCTCCGGCGACCCGCGGCGCTCCGCCGGACTGCGCGACGCCATCGTCGACGGCCTGGCCGACGGGACCCTGGACGCCCGCCGCGGGCGCGAGCGCCTCACCGGCGTCGCCCTGGTCGGCGGCGGACCCGGTGATCCCGGTCTGATCACGGTCCGGGGCCGGCAGCTGCTCTCCCAGGCCGACGTCGTGGTGGTGGACCGGCTCGCCCCCACCTCGCTGCTGGACCGGCTCCCCGCCGACGTGGAGATCGTCGACGCCGCCAAGATCCCCTACGGCCGCTCCATGCTCCAGGAGGAGATCAACCGGATCCTCGTCGACCGCGCCCGGCAGGGGAGGTTCG is a window of Nocardiopsis changdeensis DNA encoding:
- a CDS encoding serine/threonine-protein kinase, producing MTSNGHQSGKPLRAGDPRELGGYRITARLGRGGMGTVYLAEDASGRPVAVKLIHPDLADDESFRLRFAREVESARRVARFSTAGVIDAHLEGDTLFIVSEYVPGPNLDEAVRQGGPMTGGTLDGLAMGVAAALTAIHGSGVIHRDLKPGNVLLSPVGPKVIDFGIARALEDSGGVTRSSQLMGTPSYMAPELLMGERPTAAADIFAWGCLVAFAGIGEAPFDAVSVPAVLHNITSAPPRLEGLDPGLYDLVAAALDKDPSRRPTSQQILARLTGQDAPAEAEVRRSISDSWEVPTGAPVPGAPPAPATPPHGQTPPEGATAPFPQGQVHYGGGTGANPTLPYHPGRELPPATAHQGPGGQVPPTLHERAHHGPSGPQPPATHRMPAGYAPPPHGQPAHGFPAGPGGPGAPVPPNAGANGGAGGAGDGARRKRRLLLALGAGSGALVLIAGIGPVVLSNLEPRPPSEEDNEIVSIYNTDFSFNPAWNTYFYDAEEVEDGALYWEERRGMLLRHPEPSGDDPSRGLVVPLDREDDMPDRVLVTAGAYVIEGPEQATFGVRCWDTSGEEYRTQYEAAVRYDGQQAEIRRMSEEEGDQVLERTNEVRGFEPYPLFEESARTDGYDPGSPYEFDRDEIVVNTLAFACEYVEDEGGEARMELALWVNGEHAVSAVDSDPLPAEAEEAEDRRRIGMMTRSGPGHQPMAVLYTDFSVHEILAQE
- a CDS encoding DUF6504 family protein — protein: MPRGSVVGRYYGTEVTVVEDAGRPARFTWNGRVYGVRRIMEHWVTPQDGWRASRGPLTPRSEHWRLEAGAAGSEGVYELRHDTATGTWSLSRVWG
- a CDS encoding GNAT family N-acetyltransferase, producing MTALRPPRPVLPSVVLETERLRLRAFIEDDIDDVYASCSDPGLQAWLPLPRPDAPYTRADAEQWCREIAPGMRTGGEGQQWAVTLRDGGRLVGAVGLVRVMWQAMNSEIGYWAAPGERGRGHITEAVVAVSRWALDQGFQRLEIKAAPRNTASRRVAEKAGFTLEGVERGAMPLHGGRRTDLAVYGLLPADLRDRPPAH
- a CDS encoding peptidoglycan recognition protein family protein; the encoded protein is MRRRTFLTGATAAAGLAALGGVAAPRAALAAGDGTVPRVLAETAPAGTPVRPGRPFDVVTVTGRPGARGAIRFRTPSGTGAWEPLHLHAEGRDDDAPVGSALVRAPEGATGYEADIEGDTAAVNLFDGEGLRVGGPERTTLSAGDGRTAGPPALRLRTRAGWGADESWRFDGEGNDLWPAVFHPVQAITVHHTAMATTGDHSADVRAVYYLHAVEQAWGDIGYHLLIDPEGGVYEGRHSGEDGVPVFSGLPLPGRARSVTAGHAFGVNHGNVGVCLLGDFTDALPTPAAQDSLVRVLRLLCAVTGVDPRARIDYTNPATGAVTPGPALGRHRDWLSTECPGNAFAEVFDTAIRDRVARGLV
- the cobT gene encoding nicotinate-nucleotide--dimethylbenzimidazole phosphoribosyltransferase; the encoded protein is MTEDDREDSRRGGAGGEDPRGRTAGTPGFGPLGGLLDGLPESGRGTRPRRPAGANPFRRPDPAPAARPERSPAAPPPPAPAAPPPEPEDRAEPAARAPEPEPPADPAPTPPARPNVIPFRNPPEPDPRAEHPPQDRTGADAPPERADHPAATAAGTPADTTPATTEAEQSMHVHEAAVPHAEPHPAQPPRPAAVRPAPEPASPAPAPAEPAAPAERTDHAYDEAERAAVYRAIHDRRDVRTGFLPDPVDHEVLARVLEAAHRAPSIGHSQPWDFVVIEDPGLRGRVLDLARRERDEYAHALPGTRARAFSGLKVEAVAEAPLNIAVTVDPARGLRHTPGRHARPMSASYAAALAVENLWLAARAEGLGVGWVGFADERDVARVLDLPSHLEVVAYLCLGHVEEFPTEPELGLSGRAKGRPLSWAVHHDRYGRRGLPGQEPTTLLEETIAAIGVLNTRAVEEARDRQDRMTKPPGSLGILEEVSVRLAGLAGECPPPIPEPAAVAVFAGDHGVHAQGVTAWPQEVTEQMVHNFLNGGAVVNAFAAQVGAEVTVVDVGVVGDLPHAAGLLSRKVARGTADITQGPAMTRDQAMQALESGIEVARDLVTAGNRCLVTGDMGIANTTPSAALICAFTGAAAEEATGRGTGVDDAMFDNKVDVVRRALAANPVDPADPIGTLAALGGFEHAALAGFILGGAAMRVPVLLDGVIAGSAALAAAAISGDSIGAYFAGHRSSEPGHALVLEHLGLRPLVDLEMRLGEGSGALLALPLLQGAARALRDVATFDDAGVSSAH
- the cobA gene encoding uroporphyrinogen-III C-methyltransferase produces the protein MTYLLGLRLHDRDVLVIGGGRVAQRRVPVLLQAGARVTVVSPAVSAALEDLAAAGRITWTARAYEPGDVAGPGAPAHWLVHAATDDPRVNAAVAAEAEAARIWCVRADDRHASAAWTPASGQEGGITVGVVASGDPRRSAGLRDAIVDGLADGTLDARRGRERLTGVALVGGGPGDPGLITVRGRQLLSQADVVVVDRLAPTSLLDRLPADVEIVDAAKIPYGRSMLQEEINRILVDRARQGRFVVRLKGGDSFLFGRGGEEAAACAAAGIPVIAVPGVTSALAAPAAAGIPATHRGVSQDLHIVSAHVAPGDPRSTVDWAALARSTGTVVALMGVERLAAITDALVSHGRSPDTPAAVVQEATLPGQRTVTGTLATIADSAARAGVRPPAVVIIGEVVQTARELDILHTGNQFETHRLAAGRDLP